The DNA window GCGAGTTGACGGGGTGGTGTACGCTCTCGACGAGTTCCCCGAACTGCAAAAAAGTTTCAAGCATGACATCGAACTCGTCGTCGACCGTCTAGTCATTAAGCCCGATGCCGTCAGCCGGATCACTCAGTCGGTGGAGCAGGCGCTGGAAATCGCTGGTGGAGTTGTCGAAGTGCTTAACGCAGACAACGGTGAAGCGCACGTATTCAGTCAACGGTATGCATGTGTCGATCACCCGAGTGAAGACATCCCCGAGCTCGAGCCGCGTCTTTTTAGCTTTAATGCGCCCCAAGGTGCATGTCCGGTGTGCACTGGCCTTGGCAGCCGACTCGAAGTCGATCCTGACCTAGTATTTAATCCTAATCTAACAATTGCCGAAGGTGCAATCCGGCCCTATAATCGCGTCAACAGTGACGCTTGGTATATGAAACGACTTGCAGTTGTGGCCGACGCACATGGATTTAGTATTCATGTGCCAGTAAAGAAGCTCAGCGACGAAGATTTACAAAAAGTTCTCTACGGTACTGGCGCACAGAAATACCGGGTACGCCTGAATGGTGGTCGGTTTTACGACTCCACCTACGAAGGTGTTATCCCAAACTTGGAGCGACGCCATAAAGAGACTGATAGTGAGTTTATGCGCAAAGACATAGAGCGATTTATGCGTGAACGCCGCTGCACCGCTTGCCAGGGCGCGCGGCTCAAGCCGGCAGTGCTTGCCGTTAAGGTGCACGGGCTGAATATTATGGAAATATGCAACCTCGGTGTAGATGAAGCAATTGAACTGATTGACGGACTACACCTCAGCGAAGACGAGGAGTTTATTGCTAAGCCAATCAGGAAAGAAGTTCGAGCTCGTCTTGGGTTTATGAGCAATGTCGGCCTGAGTTACCTGGAACTTTCGCGGGCTGCCAACACGCTTAGTGGTGGTGAAGCGCAGCGTATTCGACTCGCTACACAGATTGGTAGTGGGCTACAGGGTGTACTGTATGTGCTTGATGAGCCTAGTATTGGCCTCCATCAGCGCGATAACGATCGGCTCATAGCCACACTCAAGCACCTGCGCGATCTCGGTAACTCGGTGCTGGTTGTTGAGCATGACGAGGACACTATCCAGCATGCAGACTACTTGATTGATGTTGGTCCCGGTGCCGGGGTGCATGGCGGTCAGATTGTGGCGTACGGTACGCCCGAGGAAGTAGCCGCTCACCCCAACAGTATCACCGGTAAGTACCTTGCGGGCGTCGAAAAAATCCCCGTACCGAAGCGTCGTCGTCCGATAGAATTTGATCGTAAACTGACAGTGCTTGGTGCGCGCGAGAATAATCTAAAAGGCATCAATGTCGCCTTTCCGCTCGGTGTGCTGACCGTCGTGAGCGGTGTTAGTGGTAGCGGTAAATCAACGCTCGTCAACGATATTCTTGCCAAAGAACTTTCCGCTAGGCTACACCGCGCTCAGGAAGTGCCCGGTGCGCACGATAATATTGAAGGTATTGACCAGCTCGACAAAGCGATTGTGATTGATCAGTCGGCAATCGGTCGCACACCACGCTCTAACCCAGCTACCTATACCGGCGTGTTCACACCAATT is part of the Candidatus Saccharibacteria bacterium genome and encodes:
- the uvrA gene encoding excinuclease ABC subunit UvrA: MSEMIRVRGAREHNLKDVNVDIPRDKFVVVTGLSGSGKSSLVFDTIYAEGQRRYVESLSSYARQFLGIMDKPDVDSIDGLSPAISIDQKSTSRNPRSTVATVTEIYDYLRLLFARIGVPHCPVCGKAVHRRTPQAIIDEIMKLPAETKALILAPIVSQKKGEFAHIPEQYSRLGFARVRVDGVVYALDEFPELQKSFKHDIELVVDRLVIKPDAVSRITQSVEQALEIAGGVVEVLNADNGEAHVFSQRYACVDHPSEDIPELEPRLFSFNAPQGACPVCTGLGSRLEVDPDLVFNPNLTIAEGAIRPYNRVNSDAWYMKRLAVVADAHGFSIHVPVKKLSDEDLQKVLYGTGAQKYRVRLNGGRFYDSTYEGVIPNLERRHKETDSEFMRKDIERFMRERRCTACQGARLKPAVLAVKVHGLNIMEICNLGVDEAIELIDGLHLSEDEEFIAKPIRKEVRARLGFMSNVGLSYLELSRAANTLSGGEAQRIRLATQIGSGLQGVLYVLDEPSIGLHQRDNDRLIATLKHLRDLGNSVLVVEHDEDTIQHADYLIDVGPGAGVHGGQIVAYGTPEEVAAHPNSITGKYLAGVEKIPVPKRRRPIEFDRKLTVLGARENNLKGINVAFPLGVLTVVSGVSGSGKSTLVNDILAKELSARLHRAQEVPGAHDNIEGIDQLDKAIVIDQSAIGRTPRSNPATYTGVFTPIRELFAGTPEANIRGYKAGRFSFNVKGGRCENCQGDGVIKIEMHFLPDVYVTCDECKGKRYNREALEIKYKDKTISDVLDMTVEQACEFFANIPSIARKLDTLNEVGLGYIKLGQPATTFSGGEAQRIKLATELSRRSTGKTLYILDEPTTGLHTADVKKLLEILDKLVDGGNTMIIIEHNLEVIKCADYIIDMGPEGGQGGGTIVAEGTPEAITKVPVSFTGKYLKSLL